A DNA window from Candidatus Bodocaedibacter vickermanii contains the following coding sequences:
- the fusA gene encoding elongation factor G, whose translation MSRSVPYQKYRNIGIMAHIDAGKTTTTERILYYTGKTYKIGEVHEGAATMDWMEQEQERGITITSAATTCFWNDHNINIIDTPGHVDFTIEVERSLRVLDGAVTVFDSVAGVEPQSETVWRQADKYSVPRICFVNKMDRMGANFYRTVDMIIDRLGAVPLVINLPIGNEAEFAGIIDLVKMKAVIWEGEDLGAKYSYVDIPANMQEQAAEWRAKLVETAVEQDDTALEAYLAGEEPSEEVLKKCIRKGTVAFSFVPILCGSAFKNKGVQTLLDAVVDYLPSPADLGEVEGILPDSETKAIRKFVDEEPFSGLAFKIMTDPFVGSLTFTRVYSGVLEAGSYVLNSTKDKRERIGRMLKMHANNREDIKEARAGDIVALCGLKETTTGDTLCDTVKPIILEKMEFPEPVIEVAVEPKTKADQEKMGVALHRLATEDPSFRVSVDHESGQTVIKGMGELHLEIIVDRMRREYKVDANVGQPQVAYRETISKRFEIDYQHKKQSGGAGQYAKIKLIFEPQERGIGFTFENKVVGGAIPKEYIPGVEKGIRDAMDNGIIAGFPTIDFKASLIDGAYHDVDSSVMAFEIAGRAAFREGIRSCGPVLLEPMMKVEVVTPDEYMGDIIGDLNSRRGQVSGMESRGNARVVSALVPLANMFGYINTLRSMSQGRAQYSMTFDHYAPAPQNVADEVAEKMAGK comes from the coding sequence ATGTCACGTAGTGTTCCTTATCAAAAGTACCGCAATATTGGGATTATGGCCCATATTGATGCGGGTAAAACAACAACAACAGAACGCATTCTGTATTACACGGGTAAGACATACAAGATTGGTGAAGTGCACGAAGGTGCAGCAACTATGGACTGGATGGAACAAGAGCAAGAGCGTGGTATTACAATCACGTCTGCTGCTACCACGTGTTTTTGGAATGATCACAACATCAACATTATCGATACGCCCGGACACGTTGACTTTACGATTGAAGTAGAACGTTCATTACGCGTATTGGATGGTGCTGTAACTGTGTTCGACAGCGTTGCGGGTGTTGAGCCTCAATCTGAAACAGTTTGGCGTCAAGCAGATAAGTACAGCGTTCCACGTATTTGTTTCGTAAACAAAATGGACCGCATGGGGGCAAACTTCTATCGCACTGTTGATATGATTATCGACCGTTTAGGAGCTGTTCCATTGGTGATTAATCTTCCAATTGGTAACGAGGCTGAATTTGCTGGGATCATTGATCTTGTGAAAATGAAAGCTGTTATCTGGGAAGGTGAAGACTTAGGAGCTAAATATTCCTATGTTGATATTCCTGCGAACATGCAAGAACAAGCTGCTGAATGGCGTGCAAAATTAGTTGAAACTGCGGTTGAACAAGATGATACAGCATTAGAAGCATATTTAGCGGGTGAAGAGCCTTCTGAAGAAGTTTTGAAAAAGTGTATTCGTAAGGGTACGGTTGCTTTCTCATTCGTTCCAATTTTGTGTGGATCAGCCTTTAAAAATAAGGGTGTTCAAACATTGTTGGATGCGGTTGTGGATTATCTTCCATCACCTGCAGATTTAGGCGAAGTTGAAGGTATTTTGCCTGATTCGGAAACTAAAGCTATTCGTAAGTTCGTTGACGAAGAACCATTTTCTGGTTTGGCGTTTAAGATTATGACTGACCCATTCGTGGGAAGCTTAACATTTACACGTGTATATTCAGGTGTGCTTGAAGCAGGTAGTTACGTCTTGAACTCTACTAAAGATAAGCGTGAACGTATTGGTCGTATGTTAAAGATGCATGCGAACAACCGTGAAGATATCAAAGAAGCTAGAGCTGGTGACATCGTTGCCCTGTGTGGATTAAAAGAAACCACAACAGGAGACACGTTATGCGATACAGTGAAGCCCATCATTCTTGAAAAGATGGAATTCCCAGAACCCGTTATCGAAGTTGCTGTTGAACCAAAAACAAAAGCAGACCAAGAAAAAATGGGTGTAGCTTTACATCGTTTGGCGACTGAAGATCCATCATTCCGCGTAAGCGTTGATCATGAATCTGGCCAAACAGTGATTAAAGGTATGGGTGAGCTTCACTTAGAAATCATCGTTGATCGCATGCGTCGCGAATATAAAGTAGATGCAAATGTGGGTCAACCACAAGTTGCGTATCGCGAAACAATCTCTAAGAGATTTGAAATTGACTACCAACACAAAAAGCAATCGGGTGGTGCGGGTCAATATGCGAAAATCAAATTGATTTTCGAACCGCAAGAACGAGGCATTGGCTTTACTTTTGAAAATAAAGTAGTTGGTGGAGCAATTCCAAAAGAGTATATTCCTGGTGTAGAAAAAGGTATACGGGATGCCATGGATAATGGTATTATCGCCGGGTTCCCAACTATTGACTTTAAAGCGTCACTAATAGATGGAGCTTACCACGATGTTGACTCTAGCGTTATGGCGTTCGAAATTGCCGGTCGCGCTGCTTTCCGTGAAGGAATCCGCAGTTGTGGACCTGTATTATTAGAACCCATGATGAAGGTCGAAGTGGTGACACCTGATGAATATATGGGAGACATTATTGGCGACCTGAACAGCCGTCGTGGTCAAGTTTCAGGAATGGAATCTAGAGGTAATGCTCGCGTTGTATCAGCGTTGGTTCCATTGGCGAATATGTTTGGTTACATTAACACCCTGCGTTCAATGAGTCAGGGGCGAGCGCAATATTCAATGACATTTGATCATTATGCGCCTGCACCACAGAACGTCGCGGATGAAGTTGCTGAAAAAATGGCTGGAAAGTAA
- the tuf gene encoding elongation factor Tu, which translates to MAKAKFERNKPHCNIGTIGHVDHGKTSLTAAITKVLAETGGAVFKAYDQIDAAPEERARGITINTAHVEYETANRHYAHVDCPGHADYVKNMITGAAQMDGAILVVNAADGPMPQTREHILLARQVGVPAIVVFLNKCDVADDPDLLELVEMEVRDLLNKYDFPGDDIPIIRGSALKALEGDQGALGKEAIHKLMDAVDTYIPQPARAVDLPFLMPIEDVFSISGRGTVITGRVERGVVNVGDEVEIVGLKDTQKTTVTGVEMFRKLLDRGEAGDNIGALVRGIKREEIERGQVLAKPGSIKPHTSFKGEVYILTEAEGGRHKPFFDGYRPQFYFRTTDVTGVVKLPEGVKMVMPGENITIDVELIKPIAMDEGLRFAIREGGRTIGSGVVSKVVK; encoded by the coding sequence ATGGCTAAAGCAAAATTTGAGAGAAATAAACCTCATTGTAATATCGGAACTATCGGTCACGTTGACCATGGTAAAACATCACTTACAGCTGCTATTACAAAAGTATTAGCAGAAACTGGTGGTGCGGTATTTAAAGCGTATGATCAAATCGACGCGGCTCCAGAAGAAAGAGCACGTGGAATCACGATCAATACAGCACACGTTGAATACGAAACTGCAAACCGTCACTATGCACACGTTGACTGTCCTGGACACGCTGACTATGTTAAAAACATGATCACGGGTGCGGCACAGATGGACGGGGCGATCCTAGTTGTTAACGCAGCTGATGGACCCATGCCTCAAACACGTGAACACATTCTTTTGGCACGCCAAGTTGGTGTTCCAGCGATCGTTGTGTTCTTAAACAAGTGTGACGTTGCTGATGATCCAGATCTTCTAGAATTAGTTGAAATGGAAGTTCGCGATCTATTGAACAAATATGACTTCCCAGGTGATGATATTCCAATCATCCGTGGAAGCGCATTAAAAGCATTAGAAGGCGATCAAGGTGCATTAGGTAAAGAAGCTATTCACAAGTTAATGGATGCTGTGGATACTTACATTCCACAACCAGCTCGTGCTGTTGATCTTCCATTCTTGATGCCAATTGAAGATGTATTCTCCATTTCTGGTCGCGGTACTGTTATTACTGGTCGCGTTGAGCGCGGTGTAGTAAACGTTGGTGATGAAGTTGAAATCGTTGGATTGAAAGATACTCAAAAAACAACTGTTACAGGCGTTGAAATGTTCCGTAAGTTATTGGATCGTGGTGAAGCTGGAGATAACATTGGTGCGTTGGTTCGTGGTATTAAACGCGAAGAAATCGAACGTGGTCAAGTTTTAGCGAAACCAGGTTCAATTAAGCCACACACAAGCTTTAAAGGAGAGGTGTATATCTTGACTGAAGCTGAAGGTGGACGCCACAAGCCATTCTTTGATGGATATCGCCCACAATTTTACTTCCGTACAACGGACGTAACTGGTGTTGTAAAACTTCCAGAAGGTGTGAAGATGGTTATGCCGGGTGAAAACATTACGATCGATGTTGAGTTGATTAAACCAATTGCGATGGATGAAGGTTTACGTTTTGCGATCCGTGAAGGCGGTCGTACAATCGGATCTGGAGTTGTATCAAAGGTCGTTAAGTAA
- the rpsJ gene encoding 30S ribosomal protein S10: MAQNIRIRLKAFDSGILDQSAGEIVSTAKRTGAKVCGPVPLPTRTERYTVNRSPHVDKKSREQFEIRTHKRLLDIIDWSPQTVDALMKLDLPSGVEVEIKL; the protein is encoded by the coding sequence ATGGCACAAAATATTCGTATTCGTTTAAAGGCGTTTGACAGTGGGATTCTTGATCAATCTGCAGGCGAAATTGTAAGCACAGCAAAACGTACTGGTGCAAAGGTATGTGGACCCGTTCCATTACCAACACGTACAGAACGTTATACTGTTAACAGATCACCTCACGTGGACAAGAAATCACGCGAACAATTTGAAATTCGCACACACAAGCGTCTTTTGGATATTATTGACTGGTCGCCTCAAACTGTGGATGCTCTAATGAAATTAGATCTTCCATCAGGTGTTGAGGTAGAAATTAAATTATAA
- the rplC gene encoding 50S ribosomal protein L3, which yields MRTGLIAEKVGMSRFFDENGMHIPVTLLKVEGCQVVTVRTEEKNGYSAIQLGVGKINPKNVSKPLRGHFAKAGVEPKRKLAEFRVSKDALLNIGDEITVDHFIKGQHVDVTGVSVGKGFAGVMKRWNFGGGRASHGNSLAHRVPGSTGMCQDPGRVIPGKKMPGQMGNKQRTVMSLEIVGTDVEKGLILVKGALPGAQGTFVLVRDAVKKKLPTDLPFPAAIRKADSAVSNANSEQAE from the coding sequence ATGCGTACTGGTTTAATTGCGGAAAAAGTTGGCATGTCTCGTTTTTTCGACGAGAATGGCATGCACATCCCCGTAACACTCCTTAAGGTTGAGGGGTGCCAAGTGGTAACTGTTCGCACTGAAGAAAAGAACGGCTACTCAGCAATCCAATTGGGCGTTGGAAAAATTAACCCTAAAAATGTAAGTAAACCCCTTCGTGGGCACTTTGCAAAAGCTGGGGTTGAACCAAAGCGCAAATTGGCTGAGTTTCGTGTTTCTAAAGATGCGTTATTAAATATTGGTGATGAAATCACCGTCGATCATTTCATTAAAGGTCAACACGTTGACGTAACAGGCGTATCCGTAGGTAAAGGATTTGCCGGTGTTATGAAGCGTTGGAACTTTGGTGGTGGTCGTGCGTCTCACGGTAACTCGTTAGCTCACCGCGTTCCTGGTTCAACAGGTATGTGTCAAGATCCCGGTCGTGTTATTCCTGGAAAGAAAATGCCAGGACAGATGGGAAATAAACAACGTACTGTGATGAGTTTGGAAATCGTTGGAACTGATGTCGAAAAGGGATTGATTCTAGTAAAAGGAGCTCTTCCTGGTGCACAAGGTACATTTGTATTAGTGCGTGACGCAGTTAAGAAAAAACTTCCAACAGATTTGCCTTTCCCAGCTGCAATTCGCAAAGCGGATAGCGCTGTTTCAAACGCAAATTCTGAACAAGCTGAATAG
- the rplD gene encoding 50S ribosomal protein L4, translating to MKTQVLSLDNKKTGDLALDSSVFGVEVRRDILARVVYWQLAKRRQGTHSTRTVSMISGTTRKPFRQKGTGNARQGSLRSVQFRKGAVAHGPHPRSHAHDLPKKVRALGLRCALSQKAAENKLIIVDSFDMSSHKTKELKAKLGAFGFESALFIGADQVNENFFRAIQNIPKMDVLPSMGANVYDILRRDTLVITQEAVKKLEERLKK from the coding sequence ATGAAAACTCAAGTTTTAAGTCTTGATAACAAGAAAACTGGTGATCTCGCGTTAGACTCATCAGTATTTGGCGTAGAGGTTCGTCGCGACATTTTAGCACGCGTTGTCTATTGGCAACTTGCAAAGCGTCGTCAAGGAACACACTCTACACGTACAGTAAGTATGATTAGCGGTACAACACGTAAGCCATTCCGTCAAAAAGGTACGGGTAATGCGCGTCAAGGTTCTTTAAGAAGCGTTCAGTTCCGTAAGGGTGCTGTGGCTCATGGACCTCATCCAAGAAGCCATGCACATGATCTTCCAAAGAAAGTGCGTGCATTAGGATTGCGTTGTGCGTTGTCTCAGAAAGCGGCTGAAAATAAATTAATCATTGTGGATTCATTCGATATGTCTTCACATAAGACAAAAGAATTGAAAGCAAAGCTTGGTGCATTTGGTTTTGAATCAGCGTTATTTATTGGTGCGGATCAAGTGAATGAAAACTTCTTCCGTGCGATTCAAAACATTCCAAAAATGGATGTTTTACCATCTATGGGTGCAAATGTTTATGACATTTTGCGCCGCGATACTTTGGTAATTACACAGGAAGCTGTAAAGAAATTAGAGGAGCGATTAAAGAAATGA
- the rplB gene encoding 50S ribosomal protein L2, whose protein sequence is MSLKFFKPVTPGRRQLVLVDKSSLWKGDPEKSLTEGLRKQGGRNNTGRITVRHQGGGHKRRYRMIDFKRRTAGVATVERLEYDPNRTSFIALIRYQDASLSYIIAPQRLKVGDKVESGVTADIKPGNALPLRNIPIGTLVHNVELKIGKGGQIARAAGAFVQLVGRDGDMAQLKLKSGELRVVHSECYATIGAVSNQDHKNENSGKAGRSRWKGIRPTVRGIAMNPVDHPHGGRTNGGMNWKTPWGIGTKGNRTRSNKLTQKYIIRRRSK, encoded by the coding sequence ATGAGTTTAAAGTTTTTTAAACCAGTCACTCCAGGGCGTCGTCAACTAGTACTAGTTGACAAGTCAAGCCTTTGGAAGGGAGATCCCGAAAAGTCATTGACAGAGGGTCTTCGTAAGCAAGGTGGTCGTAACAACACTGGGCGAATTACAGTTCGTCACCAGGGTGGTGGTCACAAACGCCGTTACCGTATGATCGACTTTAAGCGTCGTACAGCAGGTGTAGCAACAGTTGAGCGTTTGGAATACGATCCAAACCGTACAAGCTTTATCGCGTTGATTCGCTATCAAGATGCTTCGTTGTCATACATTATTGCTCCACAACGTTTAAAAGTTGGTGATAAGGTTGAATCTGGCGTTACTGCGGACATTAAGCCTGGAAATGCATTGCCATTGCGCAATATTCCAATTGGTACATTGGTTCATAACGTTGAATTAAAAATTGGTAAAGGCGGTCAGATTGCTCGTGCAGCGGGTGCCTTTGTTCAATTAGTTGGACGTGATGGTGATATGGCTCAGTTGAAATTAAAGTCGGGTGAGCTTCGTGTTGTACACTCTGAGTGTTATGCAACGATTGGTGCAGTATCTAACCAAGATCACAAGAACGAAAATTCAGGTAAAGCTGGTCGTTCTCGTTGGAAAGGTATTCGCCCAACAGTTCGCGGTATCGCGATGAACCCAGTAGATCACCCACACGGTGGTCGTACAAATGGTGGTATGAACTGGAAAACACCATGGGGTATTGGTACAAAAGGTAATCGTACACGTAGTAACAAGCTTACTCAAAAGTACATTATTCGTCGTCGTAGTAAGTAA
- the rpsS gene encoding 30S ribosomal protein S19, whose protein sequence is MARSVWKGPFVDGYLLKKADGVRTSGRKEIIKTWSRRSTILPQFVGLTFGVHNGKKFIPVIVSENMIGHKFGEFSPTRTFWGHGADKKAKKG, encoded by the coding sequence ATGGCTCGTTCAGTTTGGAAAGGTCCTTTTGTCGACGGTTATCTGCTTAAAAAAGCAGATGGCGTTCGTACGTCTGGACGTAAAGAGATTATTAAAACTTGGTCACGCCGTTCAACGATTTTGCCTCAATTTGTAGGTCTTACGTTCGGCGTCCATAATGGTAAAAAGTTCATTCCTGTGATTGTGTCTGAAAACATGATTGGTCACAAGTTTGGTGAGTTTTCACCAACGCGTACCTTCTGGGGGCATGGTGCAGATAAAAAAGCAAAGAAAGGGTAA
- the rplV gene encoding 50S ribosomal protein L22, with protein MSKPKTQRVLPANTAKAEVGLLTTTPRKLNLLAQLVRGMHVSDALNTLAFSKKRAAQEVRKLISSAISNAENNHGLDVDSLVVAEAFVGKAMMLKRMMPRARGRGARILKRYSRMTVIVREVEVA; from the coding sequence ATGAGTAAACCAAAAACTCAACGTGTATTACCGGCTAATACTGCAAAAGCTGAAGTTGGTCTGTTAACGACAACTCCACGTAAGTTAAACTTACTGGCTCAGTTGGTTCGTGGCATGCACGTAAGTGATGCGTTGAATACATTAGCGTTTTCTAAAAAACGTGCAGCACAAGAAGTTCGCAAGTTGATTTCATCTGCGATTTCAAATGCTGAAAATAACCATGGGTTAGACGTAGATTCATTAGTTGTTGCTGAAGCCTTTGTTGGTAAAGCGATGATGTTAAAGCGTATGATGCCAAGGGCTCGTGGCCGTGGCGCACGCATTTTAAAGCGTTACAGCCGTATGACTGTAATTGTTCGTGAAGTAGAGGTGGCATAA
- the rpsC gene encoding 30S ribosomal protein S3, whose protein sequence is MGQKVNPIGLRLGINRTWDSRWYSDKKEYGALLLEDAMIRKFVFKNLKQASVSQVIIERPAKKCRISIHTARPGVIIGKKGADIEKLRSQLAALTRSEDVMLNIIEVRKPELDARLAAENVAQQLERRVSFRRAVKRVMQSALRMGAKGIRVNCSGRLGGAEIARMEWYRDGRVPLHTLRADVDYGLAEAHTTYGVIGVKVFLYRGDKNDLSDANIVTNENRSREPRSSK, encoded by the coding sequence ATGGGTCAAAAGGTCAATCCAATCGGGTTAAGACTTGGAATTAACCGCACGTGGGATTCACGTTGGTATTCTGACAAAAAAGAATATGGTGCTTTGTTATTAGAAGATGCGATGATTCGCAAATTCGTATTTAAAAATTTAAAGCAGGCATCTGTTTCACAAGTGATTATTGAACGTCCAGCAAAAAAGTGCCGCATTTCAATTCACACTGCACGTCCTGGTGTAATCATCGGTAAAAAAGGTGCTGATATTGAAAAGCTACGTTCACAACTTGCTGCGTTAACTCGCAGTGAAGATGTGATGTTGAACATTATCGAGGTTCGTAAGCCAGAGCTTGATGCTCGTCTTGCAGCAGAGAACGTTGCTCAACAGTTAGAGCGTCGTGTATCTTTCCGTCGTGCAGTAAAGCGCGTGATGCAATCAGCACTTCGTATGGGTGCTAAAGGTATTCGTGTGAACTGTTCTGGTCGTTTAGGCGGCGCGGAAATCGCGCGTATGGAATGGTATCGTGATGGTCGTGTGCCATTGCATACATTGCGTGCGGATGTTGATTATGGCTTAGCAGAAGCACATACAACATATGGGGTGATCGGGGTAAAGGTATTTTTGTACCGCGGCGATAAGAATGATTTAAGTGATGCGAACATCGTAACAAATGAAAATCGTTCTCGCGAACCTCGTTCAAGCAAGTAA
- the rplP gene encoding 50S ribosomal protein L16, with product MLSPKKTKFRKAFKGRIHGVATSGATLNFGSFGLKALTPERITARQIESARRAMTRHIKRSGRVWIRIFPDVPVSSKPAEVRMGSGKGSVEFWACRIHPGRILFEMDGVPEEVAREAMSLAAAKLPLLTKFVKRLD from the coding sequence ATGTTAAGTCCAAAGAAAACAAAATTTAGGAAAGCGTTTAAGGGACGCATCCACGGGGTGGCGACATCCGGTGCAACTCTTAACTTCGGCTCTTTTGGGTTGAAGGCGCTAACTCCTGAACGCATAACAGCGCGTCAGATTGAATCGGCGCGTCGTGCAATGACACGTCACATAAAACGTTCTGGACGTGTTTGGATTCGTATTTTCCCAGATGTGCCGGTTTCATCGAAACCTGCGGAAGTTCGTATGGGAAGTGGTAAAGGTAGCGTTGAATTCTGGGCATGCCGAATTCACCCTGGTCGCATCTTGTTTGAGATGGACGGGGTTCCGGAAGAGGTTGCCCGTGAAGCGATGAGCTTAGCAGCGGCAAAATTGCCATTGCTGACAAAGTTCGTCAAACGGTTAGACTAG
- the rpmC gene encoding 50S ribosomal protein L29 — protein MKLTELKKLNDIDLKQQIIEARKSMMALRFQKVAGELTDTSGLSKNRKTIARIKTLLSQKQRQA, from the coding sequence ATGAAGTTAACAGAATTAAAAAAGTTAAACGATATAGACTTAAAACAGCAAATTATTGAAGCGCGTAAATCTATGATGGCTTTACGGTTTCAGAAGGTTGCTGGGGAATTAACTGATACCTCTGGATTGTCTAAGAACCGTAAGACAATTGCACGTATCAAGACGTTGCTGTCACAAAAGCAACGTCAGGCCTAA
- the rpsQ gene encoding 30S ribosomal protein S17, producing MPKRVLQGVVVSDKQDKTVVVKVERRYVHPLYKKSVLSHKKYAAHDESNTFKAGDVVSIQESRPISKTKNWVVITNQVEAK from the coding sequence ATGCCAAAGCGCGTATTGCAAGGTGTCGTTGTTAGTGATAAGCAAGACAAGACAGTTGTCGTAAAGGTTGAACGTCGTTACGTTCATCCTTTATACAAAAAGTCCGTCCTCTCTCACAAAAAGTACGCGGCACATGATGAAAGCAACACATTCAAAGCTGGAGATGTTGTTTCAATTCAAGAGTCTCGCCCAATTTCTAAAACAAAAAATTGGGTTGTGATAACTAACCAAGTAGAAGCAAAGTGA
- the rplN gene encoding 50S ribosomal protein L14, producing MIRPESRLDVADNSGAREVLCIKVLGGSKRKFASVGDVIVVSVKDAIPNGKVKKGEVHKAVIVRTAQAIRRDDGSAIRFDGNAAVLLNKQGEPIGTRIFGPVTRELRGRGYMRIISLAPEVL from the coding sequence ATGATTAGACCTGAATCAAGATTAGATGTTGCTGATAACTCTGGTGCCCGCGAAGTACTTTGTATTAAAGTATTAGGCGGAAGCAAGCGTAAATTCGCTTCTGTTGGGGACGTAATTGTTGTGTCTGTAAAGGATGCAATCCCTAATGGTAAAGTAAAAAAAGGTGAGGTTCATAAAGCTGTGATCGTTCGTACGGCTCAAGCGATCCGTCGTGATGATGGCTCTGCTATCCGTTTTGATGGAAATGCTGCAGTATTATTGAACAAACAAGGTGAACCCATTGGAACACGTATATTTGGTCCAGTAACGCGTGAGTTGCGTGGACGTGGTTATATGCGTATTATTTCATTGGCTCCGGAGGTTCTATAA
- the rplX gene encoding 50S ribosomal protein L24: MEKWRIKKGDTVQVMTGKDKGKSGEIIEVLRDERRVKVKGLNIVTKHKRPSQMSAGGIERVEASIHASNVMVLDPKDQKPTRVGYNISKDGTKTRVARRSGEVLDKK, from the coding sequence ATGGAAAAGTGGCGTATTAAAAAAGGCGATACAGTACAAGTAATGACTGGTAAGGACAAAGGTAAATCCGGCGAAATTATCGAAGTGTTACGTGATGAACGTCGTGTAAAAGTAAAAGGTTTGAATATTGTGACTAAGCACAAACGCCCTTCGCAGATGTCTGCGGGTGGAATTGAACGTGTGGAAGCCTCAATACATGCATCTAACGTAATGGTTTTAGATCCTAAGGATCAAAAGCCGACTCGCGTTGGATACAACATTTCAAAAGATGGAACAAAAACGCGTGTTGCGCGTCGTTCCGGTGAAGTTTTAGATAAGAAATAG
- the rplE gene encoding 50S ribosomal protein L5, whose protein sequence is MARLKEVYNKTIKSALQKEFEYSNPFEVPRLLKVVINMGVGKAAQDSKKIQFAVNDLTAIAGQKPVVTKAKKSIAGFKVREMMSLGVKVTLRKNHMYEFLDRLVNIALPRVRDFRGLSGKSFDGRGNYTFGIKEQIVFPEIDYDKIDEIRGMDIVFVTSAKTNAEAKALLKALNMPIN, encoded by the coding sequence ATGGCACGCTTGAAAGAAGTTTATAACAAAACCATAAAATCAGCGCTTCAGAAGGAATTCGAGTATTCGAATCCTTTTGAGGTTCCAAGACTTTTAAAGGTTGTTATCAACATGGGTGTCGGTAAAGCAGCTCAAGACAGCAAAAAAATTCAATTTGCTGTTAACGATTTGACTGCCATTGCTGGACAAAAACCTGTGGTAACAAAGGCTAAAAAGTCGATTGCTGGTTTTAAAGTGCGCGAAATGATGAGCCTTGGCGTCAAGGTTACATTGCGCAAAAATCATATGTATGAGTTCCTAGATCGACTAGTAAATATCGCCTTACCACGCGTTCGCGACTTCCGCGGATTGTCTGGCAAAAGCTTTGATGGTCGTGGGAATTATACTTTTGGTATTAAAGAGCAAATCGTCTTTCCAGAAATTGATTACGATAAAATCGATGAAATTCGCGGAATGGACATTGTGTTCGTAACGTCTGCAAAAACTAATGCTGAAGCAAAAGCGTTGCTTAAAGCATTAAACATGCCGATTAACTAA
- the rpsN gene encoding 30S ribosomal protein S14 codes for MAKKGSIETNEKRKRLAKKYAPKRTELKALAADRNAAPEERFKATLELAAMPRSGARIRVRNRCMLTGRSRGNYRKFGISRIMLREMGNHGLIPGLKKASW; via the coding sequence ATGGCTAAAAAAGGTTCAATAGAAACTAATGAGAAGCGTAAACGCCTCGCAAAGAAGTATGCTCCCAAGCGTACGGAATTAAAGGCACTTGCGGCTGACCGAAATGCTGCTCCAGAAGAACGGTTCAAGGCAACACTTGAATTGGCAGCAATGCCAAGAAGTGGCGCTAGGATTCGTGTTCGTAACCGTTGCATGTTAACGGGACGTTCTCGCGGTAACTATCGCAAATTTGGAATTTCGAGAATCATGTTACGTGAGATGGGAAATCACGGATTGATTCCAGGATTGAAAAAAGCAAGCTGGTAA
- the rpsH gene encoding 30S ribosomal protein S8 yields MSMSDPIADMLTRIRNAQQARKAVLTCPHSRMKCSVLEVMKNQGFIKGYEEVEVRQGIKDIRIELKYYSNEPVIKKIRRMSTPGRRMYVQSAKIPTYYNGLGIAILSTPKGVMSDDQARQNNVGGEILCTMF; encoded by the coding sequence ATGTCTATGTCAGATCCTATTGCTGATATGCTAACACGTATTCGTAACGCTCAACAGGCTCGTAAAGCTGTGTTGACATGCCCACACTCTAGAATGAAGTGTTCGGTTCTTGAAGTCATGAAAAATCAAGGCTTCATTAAAGGTTACGAAGAAGTAGAAGTACGTCAGGGTATTAAAGATATTCGTATTGAATTAAAATATTATTCAAACGAACCTGTAATTAAAAAAATTCGCCGCATGTCTACACCCGGTCGCCGGATGTATGTACAGTCTGCAAAGATACCAACCTATTATAATGGTCTTGGAATCGCGATTTTATCTACACCAAAAGGTGTGATGTCCGATGATCAAGCTCGTCAAAATAATGTTGGTGGCGAAATTTTATGTACGATGTTTTAG